In Bacteroidales bacterium, a single window of DNA contains:
- a CDS encoding SpoIIE family protein phosphatase yields the protein MEQKSIPKFYGLRIYLSSILLYFFLVFPFIGFIIFQNVPDFIENRAGGTRQVAENADSLRSAMDSIPGFSEGDIDSMVNKTIQGDIDILVDKAVQQEKSRGNTSSLAAEEDILIGPHPDEQKGLSMFSEKGPFSRYFFLLFILLGVSLLSGLLYNSPFKRFFKKRQRKKEIPQKLLALCKKRLFRLPLVNSLIVTMPNIVVIIYSLIFLVSEVTLDKEVERSMFIQLHYLTIVATLLEFLFVYYWQKHRVHIKYIDHIYSGKELRKQIFRKKGGKIRNRLMVASGMTTFLPLVVVMVYLVLSITTLKELELDHYTDDHREILFGPWSDIMGIGKDSPSAEGNKKFFYVNAIDSIMMLVGIGNGILVSFIYLLLFIRWTNRDISWPLKELLIHIRNTRGGDLEQFTIVRTNDELGELAEGYNEMTEKIHNHVESISAMNRDLEKKVKERTQEVVEQKEEIETQKEEIEAQLNQATLQRDTISKQKELILDSIHYAKRIQSAILPPVHLLKQHLSDSFILFKPRDIVSGDYYWAREKDHKLLIAVADCTGHGVPGGFLSMLGIASMNEIVNRSVDLNPGKILEELREVVIASMHQTGSRDEARDGIEIALCVIDLKLNSMVYSGANRPLYLIRDGALEHFRPDRMPIGIYDQEPDPFTSNTIRLRKGDSLYLFSDGYVDQLGGPLRKTFRAVNFRKLLLRIQDQPMEKQKAILAEKMALWQGSVEQIDDIVVMGIKI from the coding sequence ATGGAACAAAAGAGCATTCCCAAATTTTACGGACTGAGGATATACCTGTCCTCCATCCTGCTCTATTTCTTTCTGGTATTTCCATTTATCGGGTTTATTATTTTTCAGAATGTGCCCGATTTTATCGAGAATCGTGCCGGTGGGACCAGACAGGTCGCCGAAAATGCCGATTCTTTGCGGTCTGCCATGGACAGCATTCCCGGATTCAGCGAAGGGGATATCGACAGCATGGTGAACAAGACCATTCAGGGGGATATTGATATACTGGTTGATAAAGCGGTTCAACAGGAAAAGAGCAGAGGCAATACATCTTCCCTGGCTGCAGAAGAGGATATCCTGATAGGGCCACACCCCGACGAACAAAAAGGCCTGAGTATGTTTTCAGAGAAAGGGCCCTTTTCCCGTTACTTCTTTCTTCTTTTTATACTGCTGGGCGTGAGCCTCCTGTCCGGACTTCTCTATAATTCTCCTTTCAAACGTTTTTTCAAAAAGCGGCAAAGGAAGAAAGAAATTCCTCAGAAGCTCCTGGCCCTTTGCAAGAAGCGCCTCTTCAGACTTCCCCTGGTCAACAGTCTGATTGTCACCATGCCTAATATTGTGGTAATCATCTATTCCCTGATTTTCCTGGTTTCAGAAGTCACCCTGGATAAGGAAGTGGAGAGAAGCATGTTTATCCAGCTGCACTACCTGACCATCGTGGCTACCCTTCTGGAGTTTCTCTTTGTTTATTACTGGCAGAAGCACCGGGTCCATATCAAATATATCGATCATATCTATTCCGGAAAAGAATTACGAAAACAGATATTCCGGAAAAAGGGCGGAAAGATCAGGAACCGTCTTATGGTGGCCAGCGGGATGACTACCTTCCTGCCGCTAGTGGTGGTGATGGTGTACCTGGTGCTAAGCATCACTACCCTTAAAGAGCTGGAGCTGGATCATTACACGGACGATCACCGGGAAATCCTGTTCGGTCCCTGGAGTGATATTATGGGGATAGGGAAAGACAGCCCTTCGGCAGAAGGAAATAAGAAGTTTTTTTATGTGAATGCCATAGATTCTATCATGATGCTGGTAGGAATCGGAAACGGGATCCTGGTTTCCTTTATTTACCTCCTTCTATTTATCCGTTGGACCAATCGCGACATCAGCTGGCCTTTGAAGGAGCTACTGATCCATATAAGAAATACCAGGGGAGGGGATCTGGAGCAGTTTACCATTGTACGCACCAACGACGAGCTTGGAGAACTGGCCGAAGGCTACAATGAAATGACTGAAAAGATTCACAATCACGTGGAGAGCATCTCTGCCATGAACAGGGACCTGGAGAAGAAGGTGAAAGAGAGAACCCAGGAGGTGGTGGAGCAGAAAGAGGAGATTGAAACACAAAAGGAAGAAATCGAAGCACAGCTGAATCAGGCTACTCTTCAAAGAGACACCATATCGAAACAGAAAGAATTAATTCTGGACAGTATTCACTATGCCAAAAGGATCCAGTCGGCCATACTTCCTCCGGTTCACCTCTTAAAACAACATCTTTCCGACTCCTTCATCCTGTTCAAGCCCAGGGATATCGTAAGCGGAGACTACTACTGGGCCCGGGAAAAGGATCATAAACTGCTGATTGCGGTAGCCGACTGCACCGGGCATGGGGTGCCGGGGGGCTTCCTGAGTATGCTGGGGATAGCCTCTATGAATGAGATTGTAAACAGAAGTGTGGACCTGAATCCAGGAAAGATTCTTGAAGAATTGCGGGAAGTGGTAATTGCATCGATGCATCAGACCGGATCCAGGGATGAGGCCCGGGATGGTATAGAGATTGCCCTTTGCGTGATCGACCTGAAACTCAATTCTATGGTGTATTCCGGAGCGAACAGGCCCCTGTACCTGATCAGGGACGGAGCCTTAGAGCACTTTCGTCCCGATAGGATGCCCATCGGGATCTATGATCAGGAGCCTGACCCATTTACCAGTAATACCATCCGGTTAAGAAAGGGGGATTCTCTCTATCTTTTCTCAGACGGATACGTGGATCAGCTGGGAGGCCCTCTGCGAAAAACATTCAGGGCGGTCAATTTCAGGAAACTTCTGCTTCGGATTCAGGATCAACCAATGGAGAAACAAAAAGCGATCCTGGCGGAAAAAATGGCCCTTTGGCAGGGAAGTGTTGAACAAATTGATGATATCGTGGTGATGGGAATAAAGATTTAG
- a CDS encoding aldo/keto reductase yields the protein MRLQLDNTRREFLRKLIAGTSAMGMAPLLGSLQSCTTSGSGSGSLLKIPQRPFGATGETVGIYSLGAQATVEQVGMKEQAIAIVNKCIDLGINYIDTSAWYGMDGNSSEGDHLRGTSERHVGEVMKTRRSEVFLATKTHDRSYDGAKRHLESSLKNLQTDKIDLWQIHNIKPGGDEDIDYIFSDEGCMKALIQAQEEGVVRFLGITGHADPDPMKELVDRYPFDAVLMALNAADKHFNPYIEKLLPTAVEKNMGIIGMKIPARDRIFSHGGILTMKEAMTYTMSLPVSTIIVGIDKIAELEENLQIAREFEPLTADEMLAIEDKVKPHFEHLLFYKGLSDWPEEWSGNNV from the coding sequence ATGAGACTTCAGCTTGACAACACCCGAAGAGAATTCTTAAGAAAACTGATCGCCGGCACTTCTGCCATGGGAATGGCACCCTTGCTGGGCAGCCTCCAGTCCTGCACTACCTCGGGGAGCGGCTCCGGATCCCTGCTAAAGATCCCACAGCGACCCTTTGGCGCCACCGGGGAGACGGTGGGTATTTACAGCCTGGGGGCCCAGGCCACCGTGGAACAGGTGGGTATGAAGGAGCAGGCCATAGCCATTGTCAATAAGTGCATTGATCTGGGCATTAACTACATCGATACCTCGGCCTGGTATGGCATGGACGGGAACAGCAGTGAGGGAGACCACCTGAGGGGCACCAGCGAACGGCATGTGGGCGAGGTGATGAAGACCCGCCGCAGCGAGGTCTTCCTGGCCACCAAGACCCATGACCGGAGTTATGACGGGGCCAAACGGCATCTGGAAAGTTCTCTGAAGAACCTGCAGACCGATAAGATCGACCTCTGGCAGATACACAACATTAAACCGGGTGGGGATGAAGACATCGATTATATATTCTCAGATGAGGGATGCATGAAGGCCCTCATCCAGGCACAGGAGGAGGGGGTAGTCCGTTTCCTGGGCATCACTGGCCATGCCGATCCCGATCCCATGAAGGAACTGGTAGACCGCTATCCTTTCGATGCCGTACTGATGGCCCTGAATGCTGCTGATAAGCATTTCAATCCCTATATAGAAAAACTGCTTCCCACGGCAGTGGAAAAAAATATGGGAATCATCGGGATGAAAATTCCGGCCCGTGACCGGATCTTCTCCCATGGAGGCATTCTCACCATGAAAGAGGCCATGACTTATACCATGTCCCTTCCGGTCAGCACGATCATCGTGGGGATTGACAAAATTGCAGAACTGGAAGAAAACCTGCAGATCGCCAGGGAATTTGAGCCCCTTACGGCTGATGAGATGCTGGCCATTGAGGATAAGGTTAAGCCCCATTTTGAACATCTGCTATTTTATAAAGGACTATCCGACTGGCCGGAGGAGTGGTCGGGCAACAATGTCTAG
- a CDS encoding DUF1987 domain-containing protein yields the protein MEKLIIEATDNSPRIVLDPEARYFEFSGESRPENVRKFYLPILEWMEDYTFSQEKLKENERSPGLSCQFNFEYFNSTSAKYILDIFKALNAINALGIKLKIKWLYEEDDEDMLEVGQEMSRMSKLPFEYIKSDT from the coding sequence ATGGAAAAGTTAATTATTGAAGCAACGGATAATTCACCCCGGATCGTTCTCGATCCGGAAGCCAGGTATTTCGAGTTCTCAGGTGAATCTCGGCCGGAAAACGTTCGTAAGTTTTATCTGCCCATCCTGGAGTGGATGGAGGATTATACATTCAGTCAGGAGAAACTTAAGGAAAATGAACGAAGCCCCGGCCTGTCGTGCCAGTTTAATTTTGAGTATTTTAACTCCACTTCTGCAAAGTATATCCTGGATATTTTCAAAGCTCTCAATGCCATCAATGCTCTGGGTATAAAACTTAAGATCAAATGGTTATATGAAGAAGACGATGAAGATATGCTGGAGGTGGGCCAGGAGATGTCCAGAATGTCTAAGCTCCCTTTTGAATATATTAAAAGTGATACCTGA